The Dehalococcoidia bacterium genome includes a window with the following:
- a CDS encoding alpha/beta fold hydrolase, with protein MTIRRGFVETRFGQIHYLTAGAGEPLILLHQSPQSSAMFRPIIPLLAVERRVVALDTLGYGNSAPPVGRATIPLYADAVSEAIAKLGFERAAVHGYHTGAAIAIDLAARAPAQVNALILGGIPYFDERERAQRLEALRAGRFGTPPAAEDGSHLQTLFSLSLKREGDPGEATRDVIERLQLGERALAGFEAAFTYDMSATLPAVRCPTLVLVGRDDEIYRNTLAARALLGPHRFVETAGGRRFRDTVDRWAAEMLAFLRTV; from the coding sequence ATGACCATCCGGCGCGGCTTTGTCGAGACCCGCTTCGGCCAGATCCATTACCTCACCGCCGGAGCCGGCGAACCGCTCATCCTGCTCCACCAATCGCCGCAATCCTCCGCCATGTTCCGGCCGATCATTCCCCTGCTGGCGGTGGAGCGTCGGGTCGTTGCGCTCGACACGCTCGGCTACGGCAACTCCGCCCCGCCGGTCGGCCGCGCCACCATCCCGCTCTACGCCGACGCCGTCAGCGAAGCGATCGCGAAGCTCGGCTTCGAGCGCGCAGCCGTTCACGGCTATCACACCGGGGCGGCGATTGCCATCGATCTCGCGGCACGCGCCCCGGCCCAGGTGAATGCGCTCATCCTCGGCGGCATTCCCTATTTCGACGAGCGCGAGCGCGCCCAGCGCTTAGAGGCGCTCCGTGCCGGGCGCTTTGGCACCCCACCGGCCGCCGAGGACGGCAGCCATCTTCAGACGCTCTTCTCGCTCTCCCTGAAACGTGAAGGCGACCCCGGCGAGGCGACGCGCGACGTGATCGAGCGCCTGCAGCTTGGCGAGCGCGCACTGGCCGGCTTCGAGGCAGCGTTCACCTACGACATGAGCGCGACGCTTCCCGCCGTCCGCTGCCCGACCCTTGTCCTCGTCGGCCGCGACGACGAGATCTATCGGAACACGCTCGCCGCCCGCGCCTTGCTCGGCCCGCACCGCTTTGTCGAGACAGCAGGAGGCCGCCGCTTTCGCGACACCGTCGACCGGTGGGCAGCCGAGATGCTCGCCTTCCTGCGGACAGTCTGA
- a CDS encoding alpha/beta hydrolase, which translates to MARVRRGYLAAPTGRIHYRHAGPDGDDAPALVLFHESPLSSVIFERALPLLGERLRVWAFDTPGYGLSDPPPAPLEIPEYARWLLQGIDALGIDRFAAGGGHTGASLAIEVAALAGPERVSCVILSGVPLLAPEERAEYLANWAPEMVLDADGAYLRWAWERYQRIWGPDDPALNTLAIIQLLQVWDRYSWAYNAAFRHDPAPSLATLACPILLLNSEDDLLNFTDPRALELAPHAKLVRVPGLRGQLPWRRPEVYADETIAFILGEPPRFRSAAAAEERRPL; encoded by the coding sequence ATGGCGCGTGTCCGTCGCGGCTATCTTGCTGCCCCAACTGGGCGAATCCACTATCGGCACGCCGGACCTGATGGGGACGATGCGCCGGCGCTCGTCTTGTTTCACGAGTCGCCGCTGTCGTCGGTCATCTTCGAGCGCGCCCTGCCGTTGCTGGGAGAGCGATTGCGCGTCTGGGCGTTCGATACGCCGGGCTACGGGCTGTCCGACCCGCCCCCGGCACCGCTCGAAATCCCGGAGTATGCGCGTTGGCTCCTCCAAGGGATCGATGCGCTCGGCATCGACCGCTTTGCGGCGGGCGGGGGGCATACCGGCGCTTCGCTCGCCATCGAGGTGGCGGCGCTGGCTGGTCCTGAGCGGGTCTCCTGCGTCATTCTCTCGGGCGTGCCGCTCCTCGCGCCGGAAGAGCGAGCCGAGTACCTTGCGAACTGGGCGCCCGAAATGGTGCTCGACGCTGACGGCGCATATCTCCGCTGGGCGTGGGAGCGCTACCAGCGGATTTGGGGACCGGACGACCCGGCACTCAACACCCTTGCCATCATCCAGCTGCTTCAGGTCTGGGACCGCTACAGCTGGGCCTACAACGCCGCCTTCCGCCACGACCCTGCGCCCAGTCTCGCTACGCTTGCCTGCCCGATCTTGCTGCTCAATTCCGAGGACGACCTGCTGAACTTCACCGACCCGCGCGCGCTGGAACTGGCACCGCATGCCAAGCTGGTGCGCGTGCCGGGTCTGCGCGGGCAGTTGCCGTGGCGCCGTCCTGAGGTGTACGCCGACGAGACGATCGCCTTCATCCTCGGCGAGCCGCCGCGCTTCCGCTCGGCCGCAGCTGCTGAGGAGCGCCGGCCGCTCTAA